The following are encoded together in the Aciduricibacillus chroicocephali genome:
- the flgG gene encoding flagellar basal body rod protein FlgG, whose protein sequence is MLRSMYSGISGMKNFQTKLDVVGNNIANVNTAGFKKGRIAFQDMLSQTSQGATAPGANRGGINPKQVGTGSKIGSIDTIHTQGFMQNTNETKDLMIQGDGMFVVQNGNEKLLTRSGNFSLDKNGDLVTADGYNVLDTAGQKINIPNGAKSLSIQQNGSVSYITDVNGTSTAVSNQKIGLFLVTNPGGLEKLGSNLYRTTANSGGAIGATLTEPGNGGAGEIISGALEMSNVDLSEEFTEMITAQRGFQANTRIITTSDEILQELVNLKR, encoded by the coding sequence ATGCTACGTTCTATGTACTCAGGAATCTCAGGCATGAAGAACTTCCAAACTAAACTTGATGTTGTCGGTAACAACATTGCGAACGTGAATACGGCTGGGTTTAAGAAGGGCAGGATTGCTTTCCAAGATATGTTGAGTCAGACATCGCAGGGTGCCACTGCTCCTGGAGCAAATCGTGGTGGAATTAACCCAAAGCAAGTTGGAACAGGATCTAAAATAGGCTCGATTGATACAATTCATACTCAAGGTTTTATGCAAAATACCAATGAAACAAAGGATTTAATGATACAAGGTGATGGAATGTTTGTTGTTCAAAATGGTAACGAAAAGCTTTTGACACGATCAGGGAACTTTTCACTGGATAAAAACGGAGATTTAGTTACTGCCGACGGATACAATGTTTTAGATACAGCAGGACAGAAAATTAATATTCCTAATGGTGCGAAAAGCCTGAGCATTCAACAGAATGGATCAGTCAGTTATATTACTGATGTCAACGGAACAAGCACTGCAGTGAGCAATCAAAAAATTGGACTTTTCTTAGTTACAAATCCAGGAGGACTAGAGAAATTAGGTAGTAACTTATATAGAACTACTGCTAACTCAGGGGGAGCTATAGGAGCTACTTTAACAGAGCCAGGAAATGGTGGTGCGGGTGAGATTATTTCCGGTGCACTCGAAATGTCCAATGTCGACCTTTCCGAGGAATTTACTGAAATGATTACAGCTCAGCGCGGTTTCCAGGCGAATACTCGCATCATCACAACGTCCGATGAAATTCTTCAGGAGCTTGTTAATCTAAAACGATAA
- a CDS encoding flagellar FlbD family protein, translating into MISLNRLNGDAFTLNVLLIEQIQSFPDTTITLSNGKKFVVRNTEAEVIQRAMAFYQRIGLGGIHTFEAGDTDE; encoded by the coding sequence ATGATTTCATTGAATAGATTAAATGGTGATGCCTTTACGCTGAATGTATTGCTTATTGAGCAGATCCAGTCTTTTCCAGATACAACAATCACCCTTTCTAATGGTAAGAAATTCGTTGTGCGCAATACCGAGGCTGAAGTGATCCAGCGAGCTATGGCTTTTTATCAAAGAATCGGTTTGGGCGGTATTCATACATTCGAGGCAGGTGACACAGATGAATAA
- the fliL gene encoding flagellar basal body-associated protein FliL, whose amino-acid sequence MNKTIKMMVIMLVVMLLGGTITTVIFLNISGKDGKEAKASISDMVEYSYETPEMTTDLDDGSFVKIQFRIITDGKGARKEIEQREFQIKNILIKELGTMNEKQFKSGLPELENKMKIKLNEVMQEGKVTDVYTVNKILQ is encoded by the coding sequence ATGAATAAGACAATTAAAATGATGGTAATTATGCTTGTCGTAATGCTCCTTGGTGGGACGATCACCACTGTCATTTTCCTCAACATTAGTGGAAAAGACGGGAAAGAAGCTAAGGCGTCCATTTCGGATATGGTGGAATATTCATACGAAACTCCGGAAATGACAACAGATCTTGATGATGGAAGTTTCGTGAAAATCCAATTCCGCATTATTACAGACGGAAAAGGGGCTCGTAAGGAAATTGAGCAACGTGAATTTCAAATTAAGAATATTCTAATCAAAGAACTTGGTACCATGAATGAAAAGCAGTTTAAATCAGGCTTGCCAGAACTTGAGAATAAAATGAAAATCAAGCTAAATGAAGTAATGCAAGAAGGAAAAGTAACAGATGTATATACAGTTAACAAGATTTTGCAGTAA
- the fliM gene encoding flagellar motor switch protein FliM, translating into MVDEVLSQNEIDALLSAITSGEMDAEELKKEESEKKVRLYDFKRALRFSKDQIRGISRIHENYARLLTTFFSAQLRTYVNINVVSVDQIPYEEFIRSIPEMTVLNVYSLEPLEGRIIMEVNPSIAYGLLDRVLGGKGNSINKIDNLTEIETMLMSQLFDKAIVNLQEAWANVADIDPVLEEFEVNPQFLQLVSPNETVVVVSLNTEIGETSGMINICIPHIVLEPIISKLSVHYWMQSNTQQRDPEAYDKLEKSLYEANVEMKAILGETAITIDQFLKLGQDDVIMLNQNVGDPLKLAVNNEVKFHIQPGKRKNKMSVQILEEIKGGPEYDG; encoded by the coding sequence TTGGTAGATGAAGTACTCTCGCAAAATGAAATTGATGCCCTCTTATCCGCAATCACGTCTGGAGAAATGGATGCAGAAGAGCTGAAAAAGGAAGAAAGTGAGAAAAAGGTGCGTCTGTATGATTTTAAACGGGCGCTCCGCTTTTCAAAAGACCAGATTCGCGGGATTTCCAGAATACATGAAAATTATGCCCGGCTTCTGACAACGTTCTTCTCTGCTCAGCTCCGTACATATGTCAATATCAATGTCGTTTCGGTCGATCAGATTCCTTATGAAGAATTTATCCGATCTATACCGGAAATGACAGTGCTGAATGTCTACAGCTTAGAGCCTTTGGAAGGGCGCATTATTATGGAGGTCAATCCGAGCATTGCCTATGGGCTACTCGATCGGGTTCTTGGTGGTAAAGGGAACAGTATCAACAAAATTGACAATTTGACAGAAATCGAAACGATGCTCATGTCCCAACTGTTTGACAAGGCGATTGTCAATTTGCAGGAAGCGTGGGCGAACGTTGCGGATATTGATCCAGTATTGGAAGAATTTGAAGTGAACCCACAATTTCTTCAGCTTGTTTCACCGAATGAGACTGTTGTTGTTGTGTCACTTAATACGGAGATCGGTGAAACGAGCGGTATGATCAATATTTGTATCCCTCATATAGTACTTGAACCGATTATTTCAAAATTATCTGTTCATTATTGGATGCAGTCCAATACGCAACAGCGTGACCCAGAGGCTTATGATAAGCTTGAAAAGAGTCTTTATGAAGCAAATGTTGAAATGAAAGCAATTCTTGGTGAAACAGCTATTACAATTGATCAGTTTCTGAAACTCGGTCAGGATGATGTTATCATGCTGAATCAAAATGTTGGCGATCCACTTAAACTTGCTGTCAACAATGAAGTGAAATTCCATATCCAGCCAGGCAAACGAAAAAACAAAATGTCTGTGCAAATCCTGGAAGAGATAAAGGGGGGGCCTGAATATGATGGATGA